The proteins below are encoded in one region of Methanofollis aquaemaris:
- a CDS encoding UPF0146 family protein yields MASEYKRIEGCIAAYISGNYFNVVEIGIGRNPDVAVWCHEAGLRVRATDIREPSSTSGVETRRDDVFCPDLPWYAGADLVYAVRPGVEMVPALITLARTLQCDLLVYHLGDEVYLDGGERIECGVRLHRYCRASKRS; encoded by the coding sequence GTGGCATCTGAGTATAAACGTATTGAGGGCTGTATCGCGGCGTATATCTCCGGAAACTATTTCAACGTCGTCGAGATCGGGATCGGGAGAAATCCCGACGTCGCAGTATGGTGCCATGAGGCCGGGCTGCGGGTGCGGGCGACGGACATCAGGGAACCGTCGTCGACGTCGGGGGTGGAGACGAGGAGAGACGATGTCTTCTGCCCCGACCTCCCCTGGTATGCGGGCGCCGACCTCGTCTATGCGGTGAGGCCGGGGGTCGAGATGGTCCCGGCGCTCATCACCCTCGCCAGGACGCTTCAGTGCGACCTCCTCGTCTACCACCTGGGCGACGAGGTCTATCTGGACGGTGGGGAGCGGATCGAGTGCGGCGTCCGGCTGCATCGATATTGTCGCGCCTCGAAGCGATCGTGA